A single window of Leclercia adecarboxylata DNA harbors:
- a CDS encoding DNA cytosine methyltransferase produces the protein MDKKNRVTKPIAIDLFAGAGGFSLAAVQAGCTIAIAIENDAYAVKTYTTNILKYDAAKKAKVLDRSILEYVPESVRDEFLGSTVCDLLLGGPPCQGFSTHRILDAGVNDPRNQLVLAYFKFVKAFRPRVFLMENVPGILWERHKAFLEKFYEEGARAGYTIFSPVVLDARDFGVPQRRKRVFILGVRDPIDAESFVWPPKATHIAPGKAKAGQKQWISCADVFKAAPVNDENDIHMNHGSDLVNAFRNTPPNGGSRKDSGRVLPCHEKHDGHKDVYGRINPAEPAPTMTTACINPSKGRFVHPTEHHGITLRQAARIQTFPDTFTFIGGLTAAGRQIGNAVPVELGRYLIKYIKSNLLDRSLDQTGVDASSSVKEKEIEKV, from the coding sequence ATGGATAAAAAAAATCGTGTCACTAAGCCCATCGCGATCGATCTATTTGCAGGTGCAGGTGGATTCTCTCTTGCAGCTGTACAAGCTGGTTGCACAATTGCCATTGCTATAGAAAATGACGCTTATGCTGTAAAAACCTATACAACTAATATACTTAAGTACGATGCAGCAAAAAAGGCCAAGGTACTTGATAGAAGCATACTTGAGTATGTCCCTGAATCAGTACGTGATGAATTTCTCGGAAGCACGGTGTGCGATTTGCTTTTGGGAGGGCCCCCTTGTCAAGGCTTCTCTACGCATCGAATACTGGATGCTGGCGTGAATGACCCTAGAAATCAACTGGTTCTTGCGTATTTCAAATTCGTTAAAGCTTTTCGACCTCGCGTTTTCTTGATGGAGAATGTTCCCGGCATACTTTGGGAACGCCATAAAGCATTCCTCGAAAAATTTTATGAAGAAGGAGCCAGGGCTGGCTATACAATTTTTAGTCCTGTCGTATTGGATGCTAGAGATTTCGGCGTACCACAACGTAGAAAACGTGTTTTCATCTTAGGGGTGAGAGACCCGATAGATGCGGAAAGTTTTGTCTGGCCACCAAAGGCAACTCACATCGCACCAGGGAAAGCTAAAGCGGGACAAAAACAGTGGATCTCATGCGCAGATGTTTTTAAAGCCGCTCCTGTTAATGATGAAAATGACATTCATATGAATCACGGCTCCGACTTAGTTAATGCATTTCGCAACACACCACCAAATGGGGGAAGCAGAAAAGATTCAGGACGAGTACTTCCATGTCATGAAAAACATGATGGACACAAAGATGTCTATGGCCGAATCAATCCAGCTGAGCCTGCACCAACGATGACAACAGCATGTATTAATCCCTCAAAAGGCCGTTTCGTACATCCAACAGAACATCATGGCATTACACTTCGACAAGCAGCTAGAATCCAGACATTTCCTGATACTTTCACTTTCATTGGTGGCCTTACTGCTGCGGGCCGGCAAATCGGAAATGCAGTACCTGTTGAGCTAGGCAGGTATTTGATCAAATATATCAAAAGTAATTTACTTGACAGATCCTTAGACCAGACGGGAGTTGATGCATCTTCAAGCGTCAAAGAGAAGGAAATAGAGAAAGTATGA
- a CDS encoding muconate cycloisomerase family protein yields MTITIESLACWLVDIPTIRPHKLSMATMGCQTLTIVRMECANGITGWGEATTIGGLSYGAESPEAIKSAIETYLAPLLCGQSFHGVADLAEKMNASVKGNTFAKSALETAFLDAQGKALGLPVSSLLGGALTQRLPVLWTLASGDTQKDIEEGKRLLAEGRHNTFKLKIGARGLDVDIRHALAIKAALGDEVSVRVDVNQAWDLTTAIKGMTRLQDGGIDLVEQPIPLWDRQGLITLSQRFAVPILADEAVATSHDGYALASGGFTGAYALKIAKAGGPAQALKLAHVAQAAGVALYGGTMLEGTLGTVASLHAWSTVNMQWGTEMFGPLLLKDDIVVRPLEFSQGEVTLPQGPGLGVEIDEDKLRHYARQ; encoded by the coding sequence ATGACCATCACCATTGAATCCCTGGCCTGCTGGCTGGTGGATATCCCGACCATTCGCCCGCACAAGCTGTCGATGGCGACCATGGGCTGCCAGACGCTGACCATTGTCCGCATGGAGTGCGCGAACGGCATCACCGGCTGGGGCGAAGCCACCACCATCGGCGGCCTGAGCTACGGCGCCGAAAGCCCGGAGGCGATCAAATCCGCCATTGAAACCTATCTGGCTCCACTCCTGTGCGGCCAGTCGTTCCACGGCGTGGCCGACCTGGCGGAGAAGATGAACGCCAGCGTGAAGGGCAACACTTTTGCCAAATCCGCCCTCGAAACCGCGTTTCTCGATGCCCAGGGTAAAGCGCTGGGTCTGCCGGTGAGCTCCCTGCTGGGCGGGGCATTGACGCAACGCCTGCCGGTGCTGTGGACCCTGGCGAGCGGCGACACGCAAAAAGACATTGAAGAGGGTAAACGCCTGCTGGCGGAAGGGCGGCACAACACCTTCAAGCTGAAGATTGGCGCCCGCGGGCTGGATGTGGACATTCGACACGCCCTGGCGATCAAAGCCGCGCTGGGGGATGAGGTGAGCGTGCGGGTCGACGTTAACCAGGCCTGGGATCTGACCACCGCCATCAAAGGGATGACCCGGCTGCAGGACGGCGGGATCGACCTGGTGGAACAGCCGATCCCGCTCTGGGATCGACAGGGGCTTATCACTCTCAGCCAGCGTTTCGCGGTACCGATCCTCGCCGACGAAGCGGTGGCAACCAGCCATGACGGCTACGCCCTCGCAAGCGGCGGCTTTACCGGCGCGTATGCCCTGAAGATCGCCAAAGCGGGCGGCCCGGCGCAGGCCCTGAAGCTGGCGCACGTGGCGCAGGCGGCGGGTGTGGCGCTGTACGGCGGCACCATGCTGGAAGGGACGCTCGGCACCGTGGCCTCGCTGCATGCCTGGTCGACGGTAAACATGCAGTGGGGCACCGAGATGTTCGGCCCGCTGCTGCTGAAGGATGACATCGTGGTACGTCCGCTGGAATTCAGCCAGGGAGAGGTGACGTTACCGCAGGGGCCAGGACTGGGCGTCGAGATCGATGAAGACAAGCTGCGTCATTACGCACGTCAATAA
- the catC gene encoding muconolactone Delta-isomerase → MLFKVEMTVNIPSSLPSAEVEAIKAKEKAYSQRLQREGKWPHIWRVVGQYANVSIFDVADNQELHDILTALPLYPWMEISVQPLCTHPSSIHNEQ, encoded by the coding sequence ATGCTTTTTAAAGTGGAAATGACGGTCAACATCCCGTCGTCGCTGCCTTCGGCAGAGGTTGAAGCGATCAAAGCGAAAGAGAAAGCCTACTCCCAGCGCTTACAGCGGGAAGGTAAATGGCCGCACATCTGGCGCGTGGTCGGGCAGTACGCCAACGTCAGCATTTTTGACGTGGCGGACAACCAGGAGCTGCACGACATCCTGACCGCGCTGCCGCTCTACCCCTGGATGGAAATCAGCGTGCAGCCCCTGTGTACGCATCCGTCCTCCATTCATAACGAACAGTAG
- a CDS encoding 3-oxoacid CoA-transferase subunit A, translating into MIDKRIAAADAAVADIFDGAVVMVGGFGAAGQPAELLDALIRRQPRDLTLISNNAGNGDYGLAALLKAGCVKKVICSFPRQTDSWVFDDLYRRGEVELELVPQGNLAARIQAGGSGLGAIFTPTGFGTELAAGKEIRHIDGKDYVLEYPLKADFALIKALKADRWGNLVYDKTGRNFGPIMAAAASCTIAQVSEMVALGELDPEAVVTPGIFVQRVVTVAPVRLPQTA; encoded by the coding sequence ATGATTGATAAACGGATTGCCGCCGCCGATGCCGCCGTGGCGGACATTTTCGACGGCGCGGTGGTGATGGTGGGCGGATTTGGCGCGGCCGGTCAGCCCGCCGAACTGCTGGATGCCCTGATCCGCCGCCAGCCGCGGGATCTGACCCTGATCAGCAACAACGCCGGGAACGGTGATTACGGCCTGGCTGCGCTGCTGAAGGCCGGCTGCGTGAAGAAGGTGATCTGCTCCTTCCCGCGCCAGACCGACTCCTGGGTGTTTGACGACCTCTACCGCCGGGGCGAAGTCGAGCTGGAGCTGGTGCCGCAGGGCAACCTTGCGGCACGCATTCAGGCGGGCGGCAGCGGCCTGGGGGCAATTTTCACCCCCACCGGATTTGGCACAGAGCTGGCGGCGGGCAAAGAGATTCGTCACATCGACGGCAAAGATTATGTCCTCGAGTACCCGCTCAAAGCCGATTTCGCCCTGATCAAAGCCCTGAAGGCCGACCGCTGGGGCAACCTGGTGTATGACAAAACCGGGCGCAACTTCGGGCCGATCATGGCTGCGGCGGCCAGCTGCACCATTGCCCAGGTGAGCGAGATGGTCGCCCTCGGCGAACTCGACCCGGAAGCGGTGGTGACGCCGGGGATTTTTGTTCAACGCGTGGTGACGGTCGCACCCGTTCGCCTGCCGCAGACAGCATAA
- a CDS encoding response regulator receiver domain, protein MAEANTLQGLVSEAFIAPLRSVLIIDDQYPTWEEIFNSKIEGQENSPQIEEISSKKKWKNSDIAIEVMNLIKEFRSRKPGFIIDIHDGVSSNSALKTAGSESASQLANHLHQSDLLILDYNLEGAEAGTGGEIARKILSSVLDNQNFNLVVVHTSEELDNVIYECLRSLMMSCTSQYDDKCKEQINILDDLITEKEDADEFDRSIIEEKLDMASYFQARHPDGGLQKALGEFMSGRGSYASLTAWANELTLRPQQKKWFFYWAIQLFEARYLAEFTVTPPIGLSWNISNTCRWLRTSKGFVCFVSKGPENLLTELENALVDWKPTPSRLLSAKFRYEISRIGAEVEDASLKQKHAFAKFYETIRDPGLAGLPKEQIEVLRHYKLKDHVSRQSEMLSFLVEENVADFGKKIYEVDAATGFTFKDHYRVSLDTASDNKTAINQYNRYVCCLPTKEDILDKTRTEQLDSGHVFKLDNTWWVCATPACDLQPGQNTIAFKKGSDINLRPFTAIRLHPVTNLDELTASHINTGSYCYVEYEGNILGLGVKSPKDDTTTPAIQKVDWRAFVAQRGGVIEHGKLSLLELQLELDEMKIKSEQKEAQVIAKLRYEYALNYIQRIGVSVSRIGLGYVSPLPE, encoded by the coding sequence TTGGCTGAGGCAAATACTTTGCAGGGTTTGGTTAGCGAAGCTTTCATCGCTCCGCTACGATCTGTATTAATTATTGATGATCAATACCCTACTTGGGAGGAAATATTTAACTCTAAGATTGAAGGACAAGAAAATTCTCCGCAAATAGAAGAAATCTCAAGCAAGAAAAAGTGGAAAAATTCAGATATTGCAATCGAAGTTATGAACTTGATAAAAGAATTTCGTAGTCGAAAACCAGGTTTTATTATTGATATTCATGATGGAGTTTCATCCAATTCAGCTCTAAAAACAGCTGGTAGCGAATCTGCAAGCCAACTGGCTAATCATCTTCATCAATCAGATTTATTAATTTTAGATTATAATCTCGAAGGTGCTGAAGCCGGAACGGGAGGGGAAATTGCACGCAAAATTCTATCTTCTGTTTTAGATAATCAAAATTTTAATTTGGTAGTAGTTCATACAAGCGAGGAGTTAGATAACGTCATTTATGAGTGCCTTCGTTCACTAATGATGAGTTGTACATCTCAATATGATGATAAATGTAAAGAACAAATAAATATTTTAGATGACTTGATTACTGAAAAAGAAGATGCAGACGAGTTTGATAGATCAATTATCGAAGAAAAGCTTGATATGGCTTCTTACTTCCAAGCACGACATCCTGATGGTGGCCTGCAAAAAGCTCTTGGCGAGTTTATGAGTGGTAGAGGTAGCTATGCTAGCTTAACTGCATGGGCAAATGAATTAACACTAAGACCACAACAAAAGAAATGGTTCTTTTATTGGGCAATACAGTTATTTGAGGCTAGATATCTTGCAGAGTTTACTGTTACTCCGCCAATAGGCTTATCATGGAATATTTCCAACACCTGTAGGTGGTTACGTACTTCCAAAGGGTTTGTATGCTTCGTAAGCAAAGGTCCAGAAAATCTATTAACAGAGCTCGAGAATGCATTGGTCGATTGGAAGCCTACCCCATCTCGTTTACTATCGGCAAAATTCCGTTATGAGATTAGCCGGATAGGTGCTGAAGTTGAAGATGCTTCATTAAAGCAGAAACATGCGTTTGCTAAATTCTATGAGACAATACGTGATCCTGGTTTAGCTGGCTTACCAAAAGAACAAATTGAAGTTCTACGTCATTATAAACTAAAAGATCATGTATCTCGCCAATCTGAAATGTTGTCATTTTTGGTTGAAGAAAATGTTGCTGACTTTGGTAAAAAAATATATGAAGTTGACGCTGCAACTGGCTTTACTTTCAAAGACCATTATCGGGTAAGTCTGGACACGGCTTCCGATAATAAAACTGCAATTAACCAATATAATCGCTATGTTTGCTGCTTACCAACAAAAGAAGATATATTAGATAAAACTAGAACAGAACAACTAGATAGCGGACATGTTTTTAAATTGGACAATACTTGGTGGGTGTGCGCAACTCCTGCTTGTGATTTACAACCTGGCCAGAACACTATAGCCTTCAAAAAAGGTAGTGATATAAATCTGCGTCCTTTTACTGCAATCAGACTTCACCCTGTTACTAATTTGGATGAACTTACAGCCTCTCATATTAACACCGGTTCATATTGCTACGTTGAGTACGAAGGAAATATCTTAGGGCTTGGGGTCAAGTCTCCAAAAGACGATACTACTACTCCTGCAATTCAAAAAGTTGATTGGCGTGCATTCGTAGCACAGCGAGGGGGGGTAATCGAACATGGGAAACTTTCATTATTAGAGCTTCAACTCGAACTTGATGAGATGAAAATTAAGAGTGAACAAAAAGAAGCTCAAGTAATCGCGAAATTACGTTATGAATATGCCCTAAATTATATTCAACGCATTGGGGTAAGTGTAAGTCGCATTGGCCTGGGATATGTATCACCCTTACCAGAATAA
- the catA gene encoding catechol 1,2-dioxygenase, with product MSVNPAHQTELESLLAISSGLNATGGNDRLKNIMHQLLSDLCKTIKQFDVTDEEFWVAVNYLNELGGRQEAALLAAGLGLEHYLDMRADEKEAASGENQGTPRTIEGPLYVANAPLSDGFARMDDGREQAETMWLQGQVTDLQGKPVAGAIVDIWHANTLGGYSFFDQSQSEYNLRRRIRTGEDGRYAVRSIVPCGYGCPPDGPTQKLLTAIGRHGNRPAHVHFFVSAPGYKHLTTQINLNGDEYLWDDFAFATRAELIADPVKITDSAVAKQRDLDGEHTEVNFSFALVETAESNEEQRGKRARVKE from the coding sequence ATGTCCGTGAATCCTGCACATCAAACCGAACTGGAATCCTTACTGGCGATCAGCAGCGGCTTAAACGCCACCGGCGGTAACGATCGTCTGAAAAACATCATGCACCAGCTGCTGAGCGACCTGTGCAAAACCATCAAGCAGTTCGACGTCACCGACGAAGAGTTCTGGGTGGCGGTGAACTACCTCAACGAGCTGGGCGGTCGCCAGGAAGCGGCGCTGCTGGCGGCTGGCCTGGGCCTGGAGCACTATCTGGATATGCGTGCCGACGAGAAAGAAGCGGCATCCGGCGAGAACCAGGGAACCCCGCGCACCATCGAAGGCCCGCTGTACGTGGCAAATGCGCCGCTGAGCGATGGCTTTGCCCGCATGGACGACGGTCGGGAGCAGGCGGAAACCATGTGGCTGCAGGGCCAGGTGACCGATCTGCAGGGTAAGCCGGTGGCGGGCGCGATCGTGGATATCTGGCACGCCAACACCCTCGGCGGCTACTCGTTCTTCGACCAGTCCCAGAGCGAATATAACCTGCGCCGCCGCATCCGTACCGGTGAAGACGGCCGCTATGCGGTGCGCAGCATCGTGCCGTGCGGCTACGGCTGTCCGCCGGATGGCCCAACCCAGAAGCTGCTGACAGCCATTGGCCGCCACGGTAACCGCCCGGCGCACGTGCACTTCTTTGTCTCGGCACCGGGGTATAAGCACCTGACCACGCAGATCAACCTGAACGGGGATGAGTATCTGTGGGATGACTTTGCCTTTGCGACGAGGGCGGAGCTGATTGCGGATCCGGTGAAGATTACGGACAGTGCCGTAGCTAAACAGCGGGATCTTGACGGGGAGCATACGGAGGTGAATTTTAGTTTTGCGTTGGTGGAAACTGCTGAAAGTAATGAAGAGCAGAGAGGGAAGCGGGCGCGGGTTAAGGAATAG
- the pcaD gene encoding 3-oxoadipate enol-lactonase, producing MDLEYRLDGPEEAPVLVLSNSLGTTWQMWQGQMADFTQHFRVLRYNTRGHGRSPVPAEGITLDLLGQDAIALLDHLDIERAFYCGISLGGMTGMWLNRHAPSRFPRIVVANTAAKIGESRGWLQRAATVRQQGMGPVASTAADRWFTPAYRQQNPGMVQLLIDDLADTPTEGYAACCEALATADLRDEVAAMLRPMLVIAGTEDPVTTVQDAEWLAAQAKQTECVALPASHLSNVACPSGFNHHVVTFLTAGAVHDHHH from the coding sequence ATGGATCTGGAATATCGCCTCGATGGCCCGGAAGAGGCCCCGGTGCTGGTGCTCTCTAACTCGCTGGGCACCACCTGGCAGATGTGGCAGGGGCAGATGGCCGACTTTACTCAACACTTCCGCGTGCTGCGCTACAACACCCGCGGGCACGGTCGCTCTCCGGTTCCGGCAGAGGGCATCACCCTTGATTTGCTGGGGCAGGACGCGATCGCTCTGCTGGATCATCTGGATATTGAGCGCGCCTTTTACTGCGGCATCTCTCTCGGCGGGATGACCGGGATGTGGCTCAACCGCCACGCCCCGTCGCGTTTTCCGCGCATCGTGGTCGCCAATACCGCGGCAAAAATCGGCGAGTCCAGAGGCTGGTTGCAGCGTGCGGCCACCGTGCGCCAGCAGGGGATGGGCCCGGTCGCCAGCACCGCGGCGGATCGCTGGTTTACTCCGGCGTATCGCCAGCAGAACCCCGGGATGGTCCAGCTGCTGATCGACGATCTCGCCGATACCCCAACCGAAGGCTATGCCGCCTGCTGCGAAGCGCTGGCAACGGCGGATCTGCGCGATGAGGTCGCCGCCATGCTGCGCCCGATGCTGGTGATTGCCGGTACTGAAGATCCGGTCACTACCGTGCAGGACGCCGAATGGCTTGCCGCCCAGGCGAAGCAGACCGAATGCGTCGCCTTGCCCGCCTCACACCTGTCGAACGTGGCCTGCCCGTCCGGGTTCAACCACCACGTCGTGACCTTTTTAACCGCAGGAGCTGTACATGACCATCACCATTGA
- a CDS encoding ATP-binding protein — MIETLAFRTQARTVDHLGREQIADCPTAISELWKNAYDAYARNVSLHIFDDPEPVAAVYDDGHGMSYDEFINRWLIVGTDSKYYESALDKDDRDGLPKRTKQGQKGIGRLSSANLGPLLLIVSKRKNADFVAALIDWRIFENPYLILSDIEIPVTQFVERSELFQLLPDLFNRLKDNLWGGNSDEKRAKRLKLAWDIYDRLVLDNDPKAKKPSELIANTIIKARFEERHFEPWLVWNEKRQHGTALIVSDINYDLKAQLSSIELDSNVKNIRQSFFSTLSAFTDPYVGVDASEFNAFDPDFSYEVKTWLGKLSTTIIENDRDAINREVTEQMEHVLSGNIDEFGVFRGQVKAFGEWRKIGNDYVIYPPKDLTIPKGPSTFIGPFSIHVATFEQTRENSTLSQENFVRFIELAKQHSGFLIFRNGLRVLPYG; from the coding sequence ATGATTGAGACACTTGCCTTTCGTACCCAAGCCAGGACGGTTGATCACCTCGGGCGCGAGCAAATCGCTGACTGCCCAACAGCTATCTCTGAGCTTTGGAAAAATGCCTACGATGCTTATGCACGCAACGTAAGCCTACATATTTTTGATGATCCGGAGCCAGTAGCAGCTGTTTACGATGATGGACACGGCATGAGTTATGATGAATTTATCAATCGTTGGCTCATTGTCGGAACAGATTCAAAATACTATGAAAGTGCTTTGGATAAAGATGACCGGGACGGTTTACCAAAACGAACTAAGCAAGGCCAAAAAGGAATTGGCCGACTATCATCAGCAAATCTTGGTCCCCTACTATTAATTGTCAGCAAAAGAAAAAATGCGGACTTTGTTGCCGCGCTGATAGACTGGCGTATTTTCGAGAATCCATACCTTATTTTATCAGATATTGAAATACCTGTTACTCAATTTGTTGAACGGTCAGAACTCTTTCAATTGCTTCCTGATTTATTTAACCGTTTAAAGGATAATTTATGGGGTGGTAATTCTGACGAAAAAAGAGCAAAACGACTGAAACTCGCATGGGATATTTATGACAGGCTCGTGTTAGATAATGATCCTAAAGCCAAAAAACCATCAGAACTTATTGCTAACACAATAATTAAAGCACGCTTTGAAGAACGCCATTTTGAGCCTTGGCTAGTTTGGAATGAAAAAAGACAACATGGCACAGCCTTAATCGTTTCTGACATTAATTACGACCTCAAAGCGCAATTATCATCTATCGAATTGGACTCGAATGTAAAAAATATTCGACAGTCTTTTTTTAGCACACTCTCTGCGTTTACTGATCCCTATGTTGGGGTCGATGCCAGTGAGTTCAACGCCTTTGATCCTGACTTTTCCTATGAAGTTAAAACATGGCTAGGTAAGCTATCAACTACTATCATTGAAAATGATAGAGATGCCATCAACCGAGAAGTCACAGAACAAATGGAACACGTGTTATCTGGAAATATTGATGAATTCGGTGTCTTTAGGGGTCAAGTAAAAGCTTTTGGAGAGTGGCGAAAAATTGGAAATGATTATGTAATTTACCCTCCTAAAGATCTAACAATACCGAAAGGACCTAGTACATTCATTGGTCCATTCAGCATACATGTGGCTACATTTGAACAAACAAGAGAGAACTCGACCCTCTCGCAAGAAAATTTTGTTCGATTCATCGAACTAGCTAAACAACATAGTGGTTTTCTAATATTCCGTAATGGGTTACGAGTCCTGCCATATGGGTGA
- a CDS encoding ATP-binding protein translates to MFGRIAISRELNSNLRDKAGREGFIDNRATKVLREVVKNILKRAAYEFFGSNAVLRKELLPDIKAQNEKEKAENERKKLAKTNAQKFRSRLKMNLPLLVSMISETQNLLANAHIKCEQDLDDTQTLISELNMRLADLRVVGAPAKLGAVEEDYRSFRAMYAEMLERIRALEGKRAIAIQNINPAKPEDIARKQLNSHASRLQARLKSWRKSIDNIQETERERVSALFDERNKAFHLETMPLVDQVRLGILGLDQVLEEMKNIYTKLDAENEDTFQSYLNSLELMSENINIELIARQGTADNIILRDDLNRLNQVAQLGITVEILGHELTNNERMVREGLRQIRSAGAIPGTNLIIEGFEAISQQLEFLSPLKVSGNKTRREINGREIENYIISFFETVLRNRKIKIHASDEFRMFSIYEQPSRLYPVFVNLVNNSVYWLVTTQTLDPEIYLSTKDRKIIVSDNGPGINPVDQDNLFKMFFTRKSSGGRGIGLYLCRVNLMVGGHSIEYATERKFRPLDGANFMIEFKGANFG, encoded by the coding sequence ATGTTTGGTCGTATCGCAATTTCGAGAGAGTTGAACTCAAATCTGCGTGATAAAGCTGGTCGTGAAGGCTTTATCGATAACCGCGCAACTAAGGTTTTGCGTGAGGTCGTAAAAAACATACTGAAACGAGCAGCTTACGAATTTTTTGGGAGTAATGCGGTTCTCCGAAAAGAACTTCTACCTGACATTAAAGCTCAAAATGAAAAAGAAAAAGCTGAAAATGAACGAAAGAAGCTCGCAAAAACAAACGCTCAAAAATTTCGGTCACGATTAAAAATGAACTTACCACTTTTGGTATCAATGATTTCTGAGACGCAGAATTTATTGGCTAATGCTCATATCAAATGTGAACAGGACCTAGATGATACGCAAACACTGATAAGTGAATTAAATATGCGGTTGGCTGATTTAAGAGTAGTTGGAGCTCCAGCAAAACTAGGGGCTGTGGAAGAGGATTATCGCTCATTCAGAGCTATGTATGCTGAAATGCTTGAGCGTATCCGAGCTCTCGAAGGGAAACGAGCAATTGCGATTCAGAATATAAATCCAGCAAAACCAGAAGATATTGCTAGAAAACAACTTAATAGTCACGCCAGCAGATTACAGGCACGTCTTAAAAGTTGGCGAAAGTCGATTGATAATATACAGGAAACGGAGAGAGAAAGAGTTTCAGCACTCTTTGACGAACGTAATAAGGCTTTTCATCTTGAAACAATGCCTTTAGTTGATCAAGTACGATTGGGCATTCTTGGTCTTGATCAAGTACTAGAAGAGATGAAAAATATTTACACAAAACTTGATGCTGAAAATGAAGATACTTTTCAATCTTATTTAAACTCTCTTGAATTGATGAGTGAAAATATCAATATCGAGCTGATTGCTAGGCAAGGGACAGCAGATAACATTATCTTACGAGACGATTTAAATCGTCTCAATCAAGTTGCTCAATTGGGAATAACTGTTGAAATACTTGGGCATGAACTAACCAACAACGAACGAATGGTTAGAGAAGGGCTAAGACAAATTCGTTCTGCGGGAGCGATTCCAGGTACAAATCTAATCATAGAAGGATTTGAGGCAATTAGTCAACAACTTGAGTTTCTATCTCCATTAAAAGTATCAGGCAACAAAACCCGTCGAGAAATTAATGGTAGAGAAATTGAAAATTATATCATCAGCTTTTTTGAAACGGTCTTGCGAAACAGAAAAATCAAAATACATGCGTCGGATGAATTTCGTATGTTTTCGATATATGAGCAACCATCTCGTTTGTATCCTGTTTTCGTTAATTTAGTTAATAATAGTGTCTATTGGTTGGTTACTACACAAACCTTAGATCCTGAAATTTATCTTTCGACTAAAGATAGGAAGATAATAGTTTCCGATAACGGACCAGGTATCAACCCAGTTGACCAAGATAATCTTTTTAAAATGTTCTTTACTCGGAAATCCAGTGGGGGAAGAGGTATTGGATTGTATCTCTGTCGAGTAAATTTAATGGTTGGTGGCCATTCTATTGAGTACGCAACAGAGCGTAAGTTTAGGCCACTAGATGGAGCTAATTTTATGATCGAATTTAAGGGAGCTAATTTTGGCTGA
- a CDS encoding 3-oxoacid CoA-transferase subunit B: MNKLTHQQLAERIARDIPEGAYVNLGIGLPTRIANYLPADREIFLHSENGILGMGPAPAPGEEDPELINAGKQPVTLLQGGCYFHHGDSFTMMRGGHLDICVLGAYQVSERGDLANWSTGEPSSIPAVGGAMDLAIGAKRVYVMTEHLTRQGECKIVQACTYPLTGMACIDRIYTDMAVMDITAQGILVRELFGDVTAEYLQSVTPVALTFALNAETEEA; encoded by the coding sequence GTGAATAAACTGACCCATCAACAGCTGGCCGAGCGCATTGCGCGGGACATCCCGGAAGGGGCCTACGTGAACCTCGGCATTGGCCTGCCGACCCGGATCGCCAACTACCTCCCGGCGGATCGCGAGATCTTCCTGCACAGCGAAAACGGCATTCTCGGCATGGGGCCTGCGCCTGCGCCGGGAGAAGAAGATCCGGAGCTGATTAACGCCGGGAAACAGCCGGTGACCCTGCTTCAGGGCGGCTGCTATTTCCACCACGGCGACTCCTTCACCATGATGCGCGGCGGCCACCTCGATATCTGCGTGCTGGGGGCCTATCAGGTCTCCGAGCGCGGCGATCTGGCCAACTGGAGCACCGGCGAACCGTCCTCCATTCCTGCCGTCGGCGGGGCGATGGATCTGGCGATTGGCGCGAAGCGCGTCTATGTGATGACCGAGCATCTGACCCGTCAGGGCGAGTGCAAAATCGTCCAGGCTTGCACCTATCCGCTGACCGGGATGGCCTGCATCGACCGGATCTACACCGATATGGCGGTGATGGATATCACTGCGCAGGGCATCCTGGTGCGCGAGCTGTTTGGCGACGTGACGGCGGAGTATCTCCAGTCCGTCACCCCGGTGGCGCTGACCTTTGCCCTCAACGCCGAAACCGAGGAGGCGTAA